The following are from one region of the Plasmodium gaboni strain SY75 chromosome 12, whole genome shotgun sequence genome:
- a CDS encoding hypothetical protein (conserved Plasmodium protein, unknown function) yields the protein MNEKLGVDKTLAQDVVLYNIKNLEKEEKDFSLLYITYLLNTIYNKYKSIQPVYIYFICSEKKEKDICNDNNKNYKNNVHKNHDKNSLIYYTPSSIMEQYFPDIFHNVYFLCAHYTILNKEIKRKNHIDYIKYSKEKKIYDEKKETFYFIFTFFMEPHFIWEELNIPIFHEKGYVECIFDSVNNLIKLKNIFNPLNDIRQNTYDKTLIQYIFYMNKKRRKKNYKHSKDNQINDDTNYYNEVLKRDSRNNMCNNNMCNNNMCNNNMCNNNMCNNNIYNNNIYNNNIYNNNLYNHNTYHNDNNIEYANIFSSFNNINNNSDNDLYCYNYHISKDRINDKVPRIYLLPFFISSIYLYKNNKICKTRVISFNEKDIYFKNDENQNIPKAMVLYIRNKLSNKLKNIEKDVIKKEKEHFKRLIKKKNKRKKIKIYSKDDSIKLKKDSYKIHNNNINKKIKANINQYINNANNNNDNIESNIQYNNIKTILNFIQNNLQDVQLKKLLSQYYNNYNKCDYKENVYITNKHFMNTLSLIQNNYKFIYKDNKELHNTLIDPWQIGIGENNLRLMKKLFSQRI from the coding sequence atgaatgaaAAGTTAGGAGTTGACAAAACGTTGGCTCAGGATgttgtattatataatataaaaaatcttgaaaaagaggaaaaagatttttctcttttgtatattacatatttattaaatactatatataataaatataagaGTATACAACCAgtgtatatttattttatatgttctgaaaaaaaagaaaaggatatctgtaatgataataataaaaattataaaaacaatgTTCATAAGAATCATGACAAAAACagtttaatatattataccCCTAGTTCTATTATGGAACAATATTTTCCAGATATATTTCACaatgtttattttttatgtgcTCACTATAcaatattaaataaagaaatcaaaagaaaaaatcatatagattatataaaatatagtaaagaaaagaaaatatatgatgaaaaaaaagaaacgttttattttatctttactttttttatgGAACCTCATTTTATATGGgaagaattaaatattcCAATTTTTCATGAAAAAGGATATGTTGAATGTATTTTTGATTCTGTTAATAAtcttataaaattaaagaatatatttaatcCTTTGAATGATATTAGACAAAATACATATGATAAAACCTtaatacaatatattttttatatgaataaaaagaggagaaaaaaaaattataaacatTCCAAAGATAATCAAATTAATGACGatacaaattattataatgaagTTTTAAAAAGGGATAGTAGAAATAATATGTgcaataataatatgtgcaataataatatgtgcaataataatatgtgcaataataatatgtgcaataataatatatacaataataatatatacaataataatatatacaataataaCCTATACAATCACAATACATACCATAATGATAACAATATAGAATATGCAAacatattttcatcatttaataatatcaataataatagtgataatgatttatattgttataattatcatataagTAAGGACAGAATAAACGACAAGGTCCCAAGAATATATCTCCTGccattttttatttcatcaatttatttatataagaataataaaatatgtaaaacGCGTGTTATAAGCTTTAATGAAAAggatatttattttaaaaatgatgaaaacCAAAATATACCTAAAGCCATGgtattatatattagaaataaattatctaataaattaaaaaatatagaaaaggatgttataaaaaaagagaaagaACATTTTAAACgattaattaaaaaaaaaaacaaaagaaaaaaaattaaaatatattcaaagGATGATAGTATTAAACTCAAAAAGgattcatataaaatacataataataatataaataaaaaaataaaagccaatataaatcaatatattaataatgcaaataataataatgataatattgaatctaatattcaatataataacataaagACCATTCTTAAttttatacaaaataatcTACAAGATGTACAATTAAAAAAGTTATTATCACAGTATTacaataattataataaatgtgattataaagaaaatgtatatataactaATAAGCATTTTATGAATACATTATCATtaattcaaaataattataaattcatttataaagataataaagaatTGCATAATACCTTAATCGATCCATGGCAAATAGGAATAGgagaaaataatttaagactaatgaaaaaattgttttctcaaagaatatga
- a CDS encoding hypothetical protein (conserved Plasmodium protein, unknown function), which produces MSTSYLNDKEQNALINKKGSDENKIKSNKEVEENVTHDNSQQNKKLFKKNKRSTTISTYSPAYISEPVYQWEVSSSDRIFYDKINDFIIHQNVSTKALLVTDIKKNKLNYNGVYVKFDKDICEDICFCQNGSFFLYYIINPNRIEISDILNNHNIYLNVDINKLNEYEILSVFWIYNGSIKKQEENMSSCDFVVVTNNSVEIFKISFDNLIIIPLKKHFIKCKYCWYDEKSSYICLLSANKTNVILPYLLSNNNVIKLSKIELNILKNDNINKNDIEIITLYNETYCIHKDFKNGRISFRCLSSTIYFDYVLDLFYNGVIETFSIDNLFGVFNHTNEYVYLFDIKYNKKKNTLHSLDHNDNHTINISYLTTPKQFKTQINFNHMIFQPYNLLIDNHYGNVYKVKVDYDVLMLQICQHFSNLNTSVDVLLRRPNCKSRITEMFFLSLENDIQIEDYLSIVNIININYRKLIEECARLGNAATITSTDTTLNKTNKKIIQPLEYLLKNIGDKTLMTERDIVLDVFHPYMIKKYHLNKKETLFNFSLNFREIEKNKRDKKKGTHINNKNDGEEYMLKYKIKKKKNNEEQKNNIQLNDFNKKKENTKYHEQKNNIDLNYFNEXXXXXXXXXXXXXXXXXXXXXXXXXXXXXXXXXXXXXXXXXXXXXXXXXXXXXXXXXXXXXXXXXXXXXXXXXXXXXXXXXXXXXXXXXXXXXXXXXXXXNNNNNNSNNNSNNNNNNVGDINTYVDTSQNNNDNEYLNFLKHSEFHNMPMLLIYVLEYMKSLLSLNIIPNRILQTFIFDLCIFFKQDNFLRQLLQFYIISDSIEVTKRLFHYWKLTKHSWAYQLCVDMSLRLKEYEMVIHLFLSSKNYLKIINFIRNYHLIDYPISVIFQAIENDFDSNDKYIIMNHILSSLKQWITDSDREPDKYPLPNLQNCEKWVTLVEDI; this is translated from the exons atgagTACTAgttatttaaatgataaagaGCAAAATGCCTTAATTAATAAGAAAGGTTcagatgaaaataaaataaagtCAAATAAGGAAGTAGAAGAAAATGTGACACATGACAATAGTCAGCAAAATAAAAAACTATTCAAGAAGAATAAAAGAAGCACAACAATTTCGACATATTCTCCAGCATATATATCGGAGCCAGTATATCAATGGGAg GTTTCTAGCAGTGAtagaatattttatgaCAAGATCAACgattttattattcatcAGAACGTTTCGACAAAAGCTCTTTTAGTAACAgacataaaaaaaaataaattaaacTACAATGGTGTATATGTAAAGTTCGATAAGGATATATGTGAGGATATATGTTTTTGTCAGAATGgtagtttttttttatattatattattaatcCGAATAGAATAGAAATTTCTGATATATTgaataatcataatatatatttaaatgtagatataaataaattgaatgaatatgaaatattaagTGTTTTTTGGATATATAATGGGagtataaaaaaacaagaGGAAAATATGAGTTCATGTGATTTTGTTGTAGTTACAAATAATTCAGTTGAAATATTTAAGATATCATTtgataatttaataataatacctttaaaaaaacattttataaaatgtaaatattgTTGGTATGATGAGAAAAgttcatatatatgtttattatcAGCAAATAAAACTAATGTAATACTTCCATATTTAttaagtaataataatgtaattaaattatcaaaaattgaattaaatattttaaaaaatgataatataaataaaaatgatattgaaattataacattatataatgaaacATATTGTATTCATAAAGATTTTAAAAATGGACGTATATCATTTCGTTGTTTATCTTCAactatttattttgattatgttcttgatttattttataatgGAGTTATTGAAACATTCTCAATAGATAATTTATTTGGTGTATTTAATCATACAAATgaatatgtttatttatttgatataaaatataataagaaaaaaaatacacTTCATTCATTAGATCATAATGATAATCACactattaatatttcttaCTTGACAACACCCAAACAGTTTAAAACAcaaattaattttaatcATATGATATTTCAACCATACAATCTATTAATAGATAATCATTATGGCAATGTATATAAAGTCAAAGTTGATTATGACGTCTTAATGTTGCAGATATGTCAGCACTTTTCAAACCTg AATACCTCTGTTGATGTTCTTTTAAGAAGACCGAATTGTAAGAGCCGAATTACAGAGATGTTTTTCTTGTCCCTTGAAAATGATATCCAAATAGAAGATTATTTAAGCattgtaaatataataaatattaattatagAAAATTAATCGAAGAATGTGCAAGATTAGGAAATGCAGCAACCATCACCTCAACTGATACCActttaaataaaacaaataaaaaaattattcaaCCATTAGAATATCtgttaaaaaatataggAGACAAAACATTAATGACAGAAAGAGATATTGTATTAGATGTCTTCCATCCTTATATGATTAAAAAGTATCACCTcaacaaaaaagaaaccttatttaatttttctcTAAATTTTAGAgaaattgaaaaaaataaacgagataaaaaaaaagggactcatataaataataaaaatgatggagaggaatatatgttaaagtataaaattaaaaagaaaaaaaacaatgaggaacaaaaaaataatatccAATTGAAtgattttaataaaaagaaagaaaatacCAAATATcatgaacaaaaaaataatatagatttgaattattttaatgAAAANNNNNNNNNNNNNNNNNNNNNNNNNNNNNNNNNNNNNNNNNNNNNNNNNNNNNNNNNNNNNNNNNNNNNNNNNNNNNNNNNNNNNNNNNNNNNNNNNNNNNNNNNNNNNNNNNNNNNNNNNNNNNNNNNNNNNNNNNNNNNNNNNNNNNNNNNNNNNNNNNNNNNNNNNNNNNNNNNNNNNNNNNNNNNNNNNNNNNNNNNNNNNNNNNNNNNNNNNNNNNNNNNNNNNNNNNNNNNNNNNNNNNNNNNNNNNNNNNNNNNNNNNNNNNNNNNNNNNNNNNNNNNNNNNNNNNNNNNNaataataataataataatagtaataataatagtaataataataataataatgtgggtgatataaatacatatgtTGATACTTctcaaaataataatgataatgaatATCTAAATTTTCTTAAACATTCAGAATTTCATAATATGCCTATGCTTTTAATATACGTACTTGAATATATGAAATCCTTATTatctttaaatattataccTAATAGAATATTACaaacttttatttttgatttatgtattttttttaaacaaGATAATTTTCTAAGACAACTATTACAattctatattatatcaGATTCTATTGAAGTTACTAAAAgattatttcattattgGAAGCTAACAAAACATTCATGGGCTTATCAATTATGTGTAGATATGTCTTTAAGattaaaagaatatgaaatggttattcatttatttctttcatccaaaaattatttaaaaattataaactttataagaaattatcatttaatagATTATCCTATTTCTGTTATCTTTCAAGCAATAGAAAATGATTTCGATTctaatgataaatatataatcatGAATCACATCTTATCATCTCTAAAGCAATGGATAAC aGATTCAGACCGAGAGCCCGATAAGTATCCCTTACCCAATTTACAG AATTGTGAGAAATGGGTTACACTTGTTgaagatatataa
- a CDS encoding putative haloacid dehalogenase-like hydrolase encodes MLKHKYNDLCVEELFYKNNIKLIAIDIDGTLADDRGKISDENLKAIEVCKKSGIEIILASGRLHSYAMKMFTDEQIEKYKIDKLDGVYSHGAYIHMKGYDYVYRKFSYKDLELILFSLGSYNILRNVVFLTVDSAYVINDDIKLIEEYTYSPESEGIISDIKYVKIIDTNYKPILINKIKDIFNIGDIVSIEIYDKLYPNQDTYSDLFKVLFYELQPHYKIYIPSSNNKIVLSPINTAKIHTTQLYAQFYRIHLNNILSIGNDDNDIELLSSTGFSVAVKNSTARAIQVARCVSTRTNNENAVANIIYKALSGRRA; translated from the coding sequence ATGTTAAAACacaaatataatgatttaTGTGTAGAGGagttattttataaaaacaatataaaattgATAGCTATAGATATTGATGGTACCTTAGCTGATGATAGAGGAAAAATAAGTGATGAGAATTTAAAAGCTATTGAAGTTTGTAAAAAATCTGGGATAGAAATTATTTTAGCTAGTGGAAGATTACATAGCTATGCAATGAAAATGTTTACAGATGAAcaaatagaaaaatataaaatagaTAAATTAGATGGTGTATATTCTCATGGTGCttatattcatatgaaAGGTTATGATTATGTATACAGaaaattttcttataaAGATTTAgaattaattttattttctttaggttcttataatatattaagaaaTGTTGTATTCTTAACAGTTGATTCAGCATATGtaataaatgatgatattaaattaattgAAGAATATACTTATAGTCCAGAAAGTGAAGGTATTATATctgatataaaatatgttaaaatTATTGATACTAATTATAAACCTATacttataaataaaattaaagatatttttaatatagGAGATATTGTATCTATAGAAATTTATGATAAATTATATCCAAATCAAGATACATATAGTGATTTATTCAAAGTACTTTTTTATGAATTACAACCacattataaaatatatataccatcttcaaataataaaattgtCTTATCTCCAATAAACACAGCAAAAATACATACAACACAATTATATGCACAATTTTATCGtatacatttaaataatattctaTCCATAGgtaatgatgataatgatataGAACTCTTATCATCAACAGGATTCTCGGTGGCAGTAAAAAATTCAACAGCTCGTGCGATTCAGGTAGCCCGATGTGTCAGTACTAGAACTAACAACGAAAATGCCGTAgcaaatattatatacaagGCCTTATCTGGAAGGCGCGcttaa